In Nonomuraea sp. NBC_00507, the following are encoded in one genomic region:
- a CDS encoding NAD(P)/FAD-dependent oxidoreductase: MSRTVVVIGGGYGGSAVAQALDAEADVVLIDPRDAFINSAGSLRALTQPDWAHNMFFPYDQWLRRGTVVRDRAVSVDPGGVTLASGRRVEADYLVLATGSSYAYPAKPSADSTDEVLDDLLRTHKELAGAERVLILGAGPVGLELAGEIKEVWPHKHVTIIDPAEQLLAAFPAEMREELRRQLKEQDINLRLGTGLTAPPATEPGQAATFTVTTTGEEEITADIWFRAHGVHVNSDYLADGRLTTRTPQGQVPVTETLNVHGHDAVHERVYAIGDITDVAEAKMAGYAMQHAEVVAQNIIAQLRGEQPGATYQPLPHPMILLPLGPRGGVGQLPTPDGPAVVPAETVSAYKGADLFTGRFTEQFGAA, from the coding sequence CAACTCGGCCGGCTCCCTGCGGGCGCTGACCCAGCCCGACTGGGCGCACAACATGTTCTTCCCCTACGACCAGTGGCTCAGGCGTGGCACGGTGGTCCGCGACCGCGCGGTCTCGGTGGACCCCGGCGGCGTCACCCTGGCCTCGGGCCGACGGGTCGAGGCCGACTACCTGGTCCTGGCCACCGGCTCCAGCTACGCCTACCCCGCCAAGCCGTCCGCCGACTCCACAGACGAGGTCCTGGACGACCTGCTCCGGACCCACAAGGAGCTGGCCGGCGCCGAGCGGGTGCTGATCCTCGGCGCCGGGCCGGTCGGTCTGGAACTGGCCGGCGAGATCAAGGAAGTCTGGCCGCACAAGCACGTGACCATCATCGACCCCGCCGAGCAGCTGCTGGCCGCCTTCCCCGCGGAGATGCGCGAGGAGCTGCGCCGCCAGCTCAAGGAGCAGGACATCAACCTGCGGCTGGGCACCGGCCTGACCGCGCCTCCGGCGACCGAGCCCGGCCAGGCGGCGACCTTCACCGTCACCACGACCGGCGAGGAGGAGATCACCGCCGACATCTGGTTCCGCGCGCACGGCGTGCACGTCAACAGCGACTACCTCGCCGACGGCCGGCTGACGACACGTACGCCGCAGGGGCAGGTTCCCGTCACCGAAACCCTCAACGTCCACGGGCACGACGCCGTTCACGAGCGCGTCTACGCCATCGGCGACATCACCGACGTCGCCGAGGCCAAGATGGCCGGGTACGCGATGCAGCACGCCGAGGTCGTGGCCCAGAACATCATCGCCCAGCTGCGCGGCGAGCAGCCGGGGGCCACCTACCAGCCGCTGCCCCACCCGATGATCCTGCTGCCCCTCGGCCCGCGCGGGGGTGTCGGCCAGTTGCCGACCCCCGACGGACCCGCCGTCGTCCCGGCCGAGACCGTCTCGGCGTACAAGGGGGCGGACCTGTTCACCGGCCGCTTCACCGAGCAGTTCGGCGCCGCGTGA